A window of Neisseria canis contains these coding sequences:
- the zapE gene encoding cell division protein ZapE — protein sequence MTQQNERFIAPDYANHSPLTWYQAASTRPGFIRDDAQKKAIEHLDRLWTELMMFKRKRNRFLGRSLRSPQLPKGLYFYGGVGRGKSFLMDVFYGCLPYRRKRRVHFHAFMAEIHQRLRGLKSEANPLKAVASEIARETRVLCFDEFHVSDIADAMILGRLLENLFNEGVVLVATSNYAPSELYPQGQNRSSFLPTIALLEDKLTILNVDGGEDYRLRTLSPAEVFYVPADAESEQKLGALFAQVTASQKQLDKKITIHGRELECKGRTERVIWFDFRTLCFGPRSQADYLYLAEHYQMVFISGLEKLTPAERSEARRLTWLIDVFYDYRVKVCATSEVPAEEIYIEGDFANEFVRTVSRMVEMQSEEYLALPHLTLK from the coding sequence ATGACACAGCAAAACGAACGTTTTATTGCGCCGGATTACGCAAATCACAGCCCGCTTACCTGGTATCAGGCAGCATCGACCAGACCGGGCTTTATCCGTGATGATGCACAGAAAAAAGCCATCGAGCACCTCGACCGTTTATGGACGGAATTGATGATGTTCAAACGCAAGCGTAACCGTTTTCTCGGCCGAAGCCTGCGTTCCCCGCAATTGCCGAAAGGGCTTTATTTTTATGGCGGCGTAGGTCGAGGCAAAAGCTTTTTGATGGATGTGTTTTACGGCTGTCTGCCTTACCGCCGAAAGCGCCGTGTGCACTTTCACGCCTTTATGGCGGAAATCCACCAGCGCCTGAGGGGCTTGAAAAGCGAAGCCAATCCTTTAAAAGCAGTTGCTTCGGAAATCGCCCGGGAAACACGGGTATTGTGTTTTGACGAATTTCATGTGAGCGACATTGCCGATGCCATGATTCTCGGCCGTTTGCTGGAAAACCTGTTCAACGAAGGCGTGGTACTGGTTGCCACTTCCAACTATGCGCCGTCGGAGCTTTATCCCCAAGGGCAAAACCGCAGCAGTTTTCTGCCTACCATCGCTTTACTGGAAGATAAACTGACGATTTTGAACGTGGACGGCGGTGAAGACTACCGTTTGCGCACTTTGAGCCCGGCAGAAGTGTTTTATGTACCAGCCGATGCAGAAAGCGAACAAAAACTGGGCGCGCTGTTTGCCCAAGTTACCGCTTCGCAAAAGCAGCTCGATAAAAAAATTACCATCCACGGCCGGGAGCTGGAATGCAAAGGGCGCACTGAACGGGTGATTTGGTTTGATTTCAGAACCTTATGTTTCGGCCCACGCTCACAAGCCGATTATCTGTATCTGGCCGAGCATTACCAAATGGTGTTTATTTCTGGATTGGAAAAGTTGACGCCGGCCGAACGATCGGAAGCACGCCGCTTAACTTGGTTGATAGACGTATTTTATGATTACCGCGTAAAAGTGTGCGCCACCAGCGAAGTGCCTGCCGAGGAAATTTATATAGAAGGCGATTTTGCCAATGAATTTGTGCGTACGGTAAGCCGCATGGTGGAAATGCAGTCGGAAGAATATCTCGCCCTGCCGCACTTAACCCTCAAATAA
- the ndk gene encoding nucleoside-diphosphate kinase, translating into MTIQRTFSIVKPDAVGKNNIGAIYNRFEENGLRIVAAKMKQLSKKEAEDFYAIHKERPFFQELVEFMTSGPVMLQVLEGENAVAKNREIMGATNPAEAAAGTIRADFAASVGENAVHGSDSLENAAIEIAYFFSQSEICSR; encoded by the coding sequence ATGACTATCCAACGTACTTTCTCCATCGTTAAACCCGATGCAGTAGGTAAAAACAATATCGGCGCCATTTACAACCGTTTCGAAGAAAACGGCTTGCGTATCGTTGCTGCCAAAATGAAGCAATTGAGCAAAAAAGAGGCGGAAGATTTTTACGCTATCCACAAAGAGCGTCCTTTCTTTCAAGAGTTGGTAGAATTCATGACCAGTGGCCCTGTAATGCTGCAAGTTTTGGAAGGTGAAAATGCCGTAGCCAAAAACCGTGAAATCATGGGCGCCACCAATCCTGCCGAAGCTGCTGCCGGCACCATCCGCGCAGATTTCGCTGCCTCTGTCGGCGAGAACGCCGTACACGGTTCGGACAGCCTTGAAAACGCAGCAATCGAAATTGCCTACTTCTTCAGCCAAAGCGAAATTTGCTCACGCTGA
- the rlmN gene encoding 23S rRNA (adenine(2503)-C(2))-methyltransferase RlmN: MKANLLNYDLSGLTQHFAEMGEKPFRAKQVMRWMHQAGASDFDEMTDLAKSLRAKLQDKAEVGVPALMAAQESKDGTRKWLLDVSTGNGVETVFIPEAERGTLCISSQVGCALECTFCSTGRQGFNRNLSAAEIIGQLWWANKAMGVTPKNERVISNVVMMGMGEPLANFDNVVTALSIMLDDHGYGLSRRRVTVSTSGMVPQMDRLKEAMPVALAVSLHASNDAVRDEIVPLNKKYPLKELMAACQRYLVKAPRDFVTFEYVMLDGINDKPQHAKELIELVKEVPCKFNLIPFNPFPNSGYGRSSNDTIRVFKEILQEAGFVVTVRKTRGDDIDAACGQLAGQVQDKTRRQQKWQQLLVQQ, from the coding sequence ATGAAAGCCAATTTATTAAATTATGATTTAAGCGGTTTAACCCAACATTTTGCTGAAATGGGTGAAAAACCGTTCCGTGCCAAACAGGTTATGCGTTGGATGCACCAAGCGGGCGCGTCTGACTTTGATGAAATGACCGATTTGGCAAAATCCTTGCGTGCAAAATTGCAGGACAAGGCAGAAGTCGGCGTGCCGGCATTGATGGCTGCGCAAGAATCAAAAGACGGCACCCGCAAGTGGCTGTTGGATGTGAGTACCGGCAACGGTGTAGAAACCGTGTTTATACCTGAAGCTGAACGCGGCACTTTATGCATCTCTTCACAAGTGGGTTGCGCGCTAGAATGCACATTCTGCTCAACCGGCCGGCAAGGTTTTAACCGTAATCTGAGCGCGGCGGAAATCATCGGCCAACTTTGGTGGGCGAATAAGGCTATGGGCGTGACGCCGAAAAACGAGCGGGTCATTTCCAATGTGGTGATGATGGGTATGGGTGAGCCTTTAGCCAATTTTGACAATGTGGTTACGGCTTTGAGCATCATGCTGGATGATCACGGCTATGGTTTGTCGCGCCGCCGCGTTACCGTTTCTACCTCCGGCATGGTGCCGCAGATGGATCGTTTGAAAGAAGCAATGCCGGTAGCGTTGGCTGTGTCGTTACATGCTTCAAATGATGCGGTGCGTGACGAGATTGTGCCTTTGAATAAGAAATACCCCTTGAAAGAATTGATGGCGGCTTGCCAGCGCTATTTGGTTAAAGCGCCGAGGGATTTTGTAACATTCGAATATGTTATGCTCGACGGTATCAACGATAAGCCGCAACACGCGAAAGAATTGATTGAGTTGGTCAAAGAGGTGCCGTGTAAATTTAACCTGATACCGTTTAATCCGTTTCCGAATTCGGGATATGGCCGTTCGAGTAACGATACTATCCGGGTATTTAAAGAGATTCTGCAGGAAGCGGGTTTTGTGGTTACGGTGCGCAAAACCAGAGGTGATGATATTGATGCTGCGTGCGGCCAATTGGCAGGGCAGGTGCAAGATAAAACCCGCAGGCAGCAGAAGTGGCAGCAATTGCTGGTGCAGCAGTAA
- the pilW gene encoding type IV pilus biogenesis/stability protein PilW encodes MKQLWVPVLLAVMLGACSSKGFKKPTAKERAVEVSQIQTQLAVEYMRAKDYRLATASIEEALKANSKNEMAWLIRAQIYQFLKVPERAEESFLQGLSIKPDSAEINNNYGWFLCSVKNNPNAALPYFDRALADPTYPSPFIAYLNKGVCSAKMGQYSLAQAYLERSIAAAPNFVPAVKELARTKLLAGELNEADVYFRQYQSRVEMLSADDLLLGWKLAKALGNGQAAYEYEAQLRALYPYSDELQSIAGGGTQ; translated from the coding sequence ATGAAGCAATTATGGGTTCCGGTTTTATTGGCTGTGATGCTGGGTGCATGTTCAAGTAAAGGTTTTAAAAAACCAACTGCTAAAGAGCGGGCGGTAGAAGTGTCGCAAATTCAAACCCAGTTGGCGGTGGAATACATGCGCGCCAAAGATTACCGTTTGGCAACGGCCAGTATCGAAGAAGCATTAAAAGCCAACAGTAAAAACGAAATGGCTTGGCTGATCCGCGCGCAGATTTATCAATTTTTGAAAGTACCCGAGCGTGCGGAAGAAAGCTTTTTGCAAGGGTTGTCGATTAAACCGGACAGCGCTGAAATCAATAATAACTACGGCTGGTTTTTATGTAGTGTAAAAAACAATCCCAATGCGGCGCTGCCTTATTTCGATAGGGCTTTGGCAGATCCAACTTATCCAAGCCCTTTTATTGCCTATCTGAATAAAGGGGTGTGCAGTGCGAAAATGGGCCAATATTCTTTGGCACAAGCTTATTTGGAACGCTCGATTGCCGCAGCGCCTAATTTTGTTCCGGCTGTTAAAGAATTAGCGCGCACCAAATTGCTGGCAGGTGAATTAAACGAAGCCGATGTGTATTTCCGGCAATATCAAAGCAGAGTTGAAATGCTTTCTGCCGATGATTTACTGCTCGGATGGAAATTGGCCAAAGCCTTAGGTAACGGTCAGGCTGCATATGAATATGAGGCACAGCTGCGTGCCTTGTATCCCTATTCGGATGAGTTGCAGTCGATTGCCGGTGGCGGAACACAGTGA
- a CDS encoding RodZ domain-containing protein, with product MNINPDAQELGKMLAALREQKGMTLAEVAERLKLSVDKVAALEMGDYRQLPDMVFVRGFLRAYGRLIQADEAALNGLLDKAAPVSEKNIFSDYKKSNKERYAYLEEKKSFPGWIIALCAAAVAVGGVFIWQNKSATQKAENDKQAQSSTEQVMKQATELKEKNVTVVPMDENNAASAPAASASAASSASVLVQTGEAPLVVAADELYIKVRYRTKLVVKDKTGAELVNQIVPAASEHRFKGGAPYDVRIGVVHGSVVNFGGQEINWAPYLVGRTTAAFKAGQ from the coding sequence ATGAACATTAATCCGGATGCTCAAGAATTGGGCAAAATGTTGGCTGCTCTAAGAGAGCAAAAAGGCATGACTCTGGCCGAAGTGGCCGAACGTTTGAAATTGTCGGTAGATAAAGTGGCTGCTTTGGAAATGGGCGATTACCGCCAGCTGCCGGATATGGTGTTTGTGCGGGGGTTTCTCCGTGCATACGGGCGTTTGATTCAAGCAGATGAGGCTGCATTAAACGGGCTTTTGGATAAAGCGGCTCCTGTTTCTGAAAAAAATATTTTCAGCGACTATAAAAAGAGCAACAAAGAGCGTTATGCCTATCTGGAGGAGAAAAAAAGTTTTCCGGGTTGGATTATTGCCTTGTGTGCTGCTGCGGTTGCGGTTGGCGGAGTGTTTATTTGGCAAAATAAATCCGCTACGCAAAAGGCGGAGAACGACAAACAGGCACAATCTTCTACCGAGCAGGTAATGAAACAGGCTACCGAGCTTAAGGAGAAAAATGTAACCGTTGTCCCAATGGATGAGAACAATGCCGCTTCGGCACCAGCTGCTTCTGCTTCGGCCGCTTCGTCGGCTTCTGTACTTGTTCAGACAGGGGAAGCGCCTTTGGTTGTGGCAGCCGACGAGCTGTACATAAAAGTGCGCTACCGTACCAAGCTGGTGGTAAAAGACAAAACAGGTGCCGAATTGGTTAACCAGATTGTACCGGCTGCCAGCGAACACCGCTTTAAAGGCGGCGCGCCTTATGATGTGCGCATCGGGGTGGTGCACGGAAGCGTTGTCAATTTTGGCGGGCAGGAAATTAACTGGGCACCTTATCTGGTAGGACGCACAACAGCAGCATTTAAAGCAGGTCAATAA
- the ispG gene encoding flavodoxin-dependent (E)-4-hydroxy-3-methylbut-2-enyl-diphosphate synthase: MSQNIIKRRTTHQVQIDHLTVGSDAPVVVQSMTNTDTADAQATALQVKELSDAGSEMVRITVNSPEAASKVAEIRQRLDDMGCNTPLVGDFHFNGERLLAEFPDCAKALSKYRINPGNVGKGAKGDEKFAYMIRTAAEYDKAVRIGVNWGSLDQSLAKRMMDENIAAGLPKTPDEVMKEALIVSALESAQKAVDLGLSENKIILSCKVSAVQDLIQVYRDLGSRCRYPLHLGLTEAGMGSKGIVASTAALAALLQEGIGDTIRISLTPEPGSSRTQEVVVAQEILQTMGLRSFTPMVTACPGCGRTTSTVFQELAQDIQRYLREQMAVWRFQYPGVENLNVAVMGCVVNGPGESKLADIGISLPGTGETPVAPVYVDGERKVTLKGDNMAVEFLEIVKEYVETNYGENGKKRSVNRIIPIRAAR; this comes from the coding sequence ATGAGCCAAAACATAATAAAACGCCGCACAACACACCAAGTTCAAATTGATCATCTTACTGTCGGTTCTGACGCGCCGGTGGTTGTGCAATCCATGACCAACACCGATACGGCGGATGCACAAGCTACAGCTTTACAGGTAAAAGAGCTTTCCGATGCAGGCTCAGAGATGGTGCGCATCACGGTGAACAGCCCTGAGGCAGCGTCGAAAGTGGCCGAAATCCGCCAACGTTTGGATGATATGGGGTGCAACACGCCTTTGGTTGGCGATTTTCATTTCAACGGCGAGCGTTTGCTGGCCGAGTTTCCGGATTGTGCCAAGGCTTTGTCAAAATACCGGATTAATCCCGGTAATGTGGGCAAGGGCGCAAAAGGTGATGAAAAATTCGCTTATATGATCCGTACTGCGGCGGAATATGATAAGGCGGTGCGCATCGGCGTTAACTGGGGCTCGCTTGATCAAAGTTTGGCCAAGCGGATGATGGATGAAAATATCGCTGCAGGTTTGCCGAAAACGCCTGATGAGGTAATGAAAGAAGCATTAATCGTTTCTGCTTTGGAATCTGCTCAGAAAGCCGTGGATTTAGGCCTGTCTGAAAATAAAATCATTCTTTCCTGCAAGGTAAGCGCCGTGCAGGATTTGATTCAGGTTTACCGTGATTTGGGCAGCCGTTGCCGATATCCGCTGCATCTGGGTTTAACTGAAGCGGGTATGGGCAGCAAGGGTATCGTCGCTTCCACGGCAGCGCTGGCCGCATTGCTGCAAGAAGGCATAGGCGATACCATCCGCATTTCTTTAACGCCGGAACCGGGCAGCTCGAGAACGCAGGAAGTCGTGGTGGCTCAGGAGATTCTGCAAACCATGGGTTTGCGTTCGTTTACGCCTATGGTTACTGCTTGCCCGGGCTGCGGCAGGACAACCAGTACCGTGTTTCAAGAGTTGGCGCAAGATATTCAACGCTATCTGCGGGAGCAAATGGCGGTTTGGCGTTTTCAATATCCCGGAGTTGAAAACCTCAATGTGGCGGTTATGGGCTGTGTGGTTAACGGCCCGGGCGAGAGCAAGCTGGCCGACATCGGTATCAGCTTGCCGGGCACGGGTGAAACGCCGGTTGCGCCGGTGTATGTCGACGGCGAGCGGAAAGTTACCTTGAAAGGGGACAATATGGCCGTTGAGTTCCTCGAGATTGTGAAAGAATATGTGGAAACCAATTATGGCGAAAACGGTAAAAAACGTTCTGTAAACCGCATTATTCCGATTCGGGCAGCCCGGTAA
- the hisS gene encoding histidine--tRNA ligase: protein MGNKIQAVKGMNDLLPVEQKDFKLTSAFWQAFEDVVVCWTKRFGYQQIRTPVLEQTGLFVRSIGEETDVVGKEMYTFSDSNDSISLSLRPEGTASCLRAVVEHNLLYNSPQKLWYMGPMFRRERPQKGRYRQFHQVGVEALGFEGPDVDAEMIAMCADLWKELGISQYLTLELNNLGNREERAAHRSALVDYLSRYENQLDEDSKRRLHTNPLRVLDSKNPDLQEICNAAPRLVDYLGEASLAHYNGLRTMLDGLGIRYVENPRLVRGLDYYNQTVFEWTTDKLGAQATVCGGGRYDGLIEELGGKATPSIGFAMGIERLLLLVHEYGCLESESAPDVYSMHQGEGAALKSMQYSHLLRQNGFSVLQHSGSQSLKAQMKKADASGSRFALIVAQSELESGSVTLKDMQGDLGQQTINAEQLLTTLQEWKNT from the coding sequence ATGGGTAACAAAATTCAAGCCGTAAAAGGTATGAACGATTTATTGCCGGTAGAGCAAAAAGATTTCAAGCTCACTTCGGCATTCTGGCAGGCATTTGAAGATGTTGTGGTTTGCTGGACTAAGCGTTTCGGTTACCAGCAGATACGCACGCCTGTTTTAGAGCAAACCGGTTTGTTTGTCCGCTCGATTGGGGAAGAAACCGATGTGGTCGGCAAGGAAATGTACACTTTTTCCGACTCCAATGATTCCATCAGCTTGAGTTTGCGGCCGGAGGGCACGGCTTCGTGCTTACGTGCCGTAGTGGAGCATAATCTGTTATATAACAGCCCGCAGAAACTTTGGTATATGGGCCCGATGTTCCGTCGGGAGCGCCCGCAAAAAGGCCGTTACCGCCAGTTCCACCAAGTGGGTGTTGAAGCGTTGGGCTTTGAAGGGCCGGACGTTGACGCTGAAATGATAGCCATGTGCGCCGATTTGTGGAAAGAATTGGGTATCAGTCAGTATTTGACACTTGAACTGAACAATTTGGGCAACCGTGAAGAACGCGCAGCACACCGCAGTGCTTTGGTTGATTATTTGAGCAGGTATGAAAATCAATTGGATGAAGACAGCAAACGCCGTTTGCATACCAATCCTTTGCGCGTGTTAGACAGTAAAAATCCCGACTTGCAGGAAATCTGCAATGCCGCTCCGCGGCTTGTTGATTATTTGGGTGAAGCCTCTTTGGCCCATTACAATGGTTTGAGAACCATGCTTGACGGTTTGGGCATCCGATATGTGGAGAACCCGCGCTTGGTTCGCGGTTTGGATTATTATAATCAAACGGTTTTTGAATGGACTACCGATAAACTCGGTGCCCAGGCAACCGTTTGCGGCGGCGGCCGTTATGATGGTTTGATAGAAGAATTGGGCGGTAAGGCTACTCCTTCTATCGGCTTTGCCATGGGCATTGAGCGGCTCTTACTGTTGGTACATGAATACGGTTGCTTGGAAAGCGAGTCTGCGCCTGATGTTTACAGCATGCATCAAGGAGAGGGAGCCGCTTTGAAATCCATGCAATATTCGCATTTATTACGCCAAAACGGATTTTCCGTGTTGCAGCATTCAGGTAGCCAAAGTTTGAAAGCGCAAATGAAAAAAGCCGATGCCAGCGGCTCACGTTTTGCGTTAATCGTAGCGCAAAGCGAATTGGAAAGCGGTTCGGTTACCTTAAAAGATATGCAGGGAGATTTAGGCCAGCAAACGATAAATGCCGAGCAATTATTGACAACTTTACAAGAATGGAAGAATACATAA